Proteins co-encoded in one Quercus robur chromosome 8, dhQueRobu3.1, whole genome shotgun sequence genomic window:
- the LOC126695602 gene encoding uncharacterized protein LOC126695602 yields MGVDYYKILQVDRSAKDDDLKKAYRKLAMKWHPDKNPNNKKEAEAKFKQISEAYEVLSDPQKRAVYDQYGEEGLKGQVPPPDAGGPGGPGGASFFSTGNGPTTFRFNPRNADDIFAEFFGFSGPFGGMGGMGGGGGGGGMRGSRFSSGFFGDDGFASFGEGGGGGGFMHQGAPRKAPPIESRLPCSLEELYKGASKKMKISREIADISGKTIQVEEILTIDIKPGWKKGTKITFPEKGNEQPNVIPADLVFIVDEKPHSVFTRDGNDLIVTQKISLADALTGYTVHLTTLDGRTLNIPINNVINPNYEEVVPREGMPIQKDPTKKGNLRIKFNIKFPTRLTSEQKAGIKKLLGP; encoded by the exons atggGAGTGGACTATTACAAGATACTTCAGGTTGATAGGAGTGCCAAAGATGATGACTTGAAGAAGGCTTATAGGAAGCTCGCAATGAAATGGCACCCTGATAAGAACCCCAACAACAAGAAAGAAGCTGAAGCCAAGTTCAAACAAATATCTGAAGCCTACGAG GTTCTGAGTGATCCCCAGAAGAGAGCAGTGTATGATCAATACGGAGAAGAAGGCCTAAAGGGTCAAGTGCCACCGCCTGATGCTGGTGGACCCGGTGGACCTGGTGGAGCTTCCTTCTTTTCCACAGGTAATGGACCGACAACGTTTCGATTCAATCCTCGAAACGCAGACGACATTTTTGCCGAGTTTTTCGGGTTTTCCGGCCCGTTTGGAGGCATGGGAGGGAtgggaggtggtggtggtggtggaggcaTGAGAGGGTCAAGGTTCTCAAGTGGGTTTTTTGGTGATGATGGGTTTGCATCTTTtggagaaggaggaggaggaggagggttTATGCACCAAGGAGCTCCTAGGAAAGCTCCTCCAATAGAGAGCAGGTTGCCTTGCAGCCTTGAAGAGTTATACAAGGGAGCTTCCAAGAAGATGAAGATCTCTAGAGAAATTGCTGACATTAGTGG CAAGACCATTCAAGTGGAAGAGATCCTTACTATCGACATAAAGCCTGGTTGGAAGAAGGGCACAAAGATAACCTTCCCAGAGAAAGGGAATGAGCAGCCAAATGTTATACCTGCTGATCTTGTATTTATCGTTGATGAGAAACCCCACAGTGTTTTCACTCGAGATGGAAACGACTTAATTGTCACCCAGAAAATATCCTTGGCGGATGCCTTGACGGGCTACACTGTCCACCTGACTACTCTGGATGGCAGAACTTTAAATATCCCAATCAATAATGTGATTAATCCAAACTATGAGGAGGTTGTTCCAAGGGAAGGAATGCCAATCCAAAAGGACCCAACAAAAAAAGGCAACTTACGTATCAAATTCAACATCAAGTTCCCTACAAGGCTTACTTCAGAGCAGAAGGCTGGAATCAAGAAACTTTTGGGTCCATGA